TATCTAATTAATTCCCGCACATCCTGTTTTGGCAAGAATTGGCGGACCTTTGTATCCACCTGACTTCCTTTGCTGCCACCGGGTTGTCTGCCCGTTCAAAGCATACGAAAGCCGGCGGCCTGACCCGATTCGGGCAAGGCCGCCACCCGAATATCAACGATTCCCAAAGAAAGGAGACGACCATGAGGACCCAGAAATATGCAATGGGATGGCAGAGGGATCTTCCCGATATCAGGGATTACACTCCCGATCATGAGAAGGTTGAAAAACTGTTCCATAAATCCAAAGCCTTGAAGCCGCCCCAAGCCGGTATTGCGGGCAAGGCCGACCTTTCATCCTTCTGTTCTCCCATAGAGGATCAGGGGGAGATCGGTTCATGTACCGCGCACGCCGGCGTGGGGCTGATCGAATACTACGAAAAACGTGCTCATGGAAAATATCTGAACGCGTCCCGCCTGTTTCTCTACAAGACCACCAGGAACCTCCTCCACTGGACGGGTGATACCGGTGCCTGGTTGCGCACGACCATGAAGGCCATGGCGTTGTTCGGCTTGCCGCCGGAAGAATTTTATCCTTACGACACCGCCAAATTCGATGATGAACCGAGTGCTTTTTGTTATGCGTTCGGACAAAGCTACCAGAGCATCAAATACTACCGATTGGACAAGCCCACCAGTTCAACCAGTCAGTTGCTGGCAAGTGTTAAAAATTTTCTGGCGGCCGGCTATCCTTCCATGTTCGGTTTTACCGTCTATAACTTCGGCAACGACAAAGGGGAGTTCGAGTTTCCCGCGGATCATGATTCGGTCCAGGGAGGGCATGCCGTCGTTGCCATTGGTTACGATGACAATCGGAAAATCGGCAAGGAGAAGGGCGCTCTCAAGATCAGAAATTCCTGGGGAAAGGGCTGGGGCGAAAACGGGTACGGCTGGCTGCCCTATGCCTACATCGAAGCGGGCCTGGCCGAAGATTTCTGGAGCCTGTTCAAGAGCGAGTACCTGGACACGCAGCAGTTCAGGTAGTGGTTATCCGTAAAGCACCGGATGGAGGGAACAATCCATGGACAAAAAGATTACCCAGGATGACATCATCTATTTCGTGGTGACGGACCGCTTTTTCGGTGTCCATAAACGGATGGCCGAGATATCGGACAGCAGCATCCACGGCGGCACCCTGGATGGCATCATCGAAAAGCTCGATTATCTCCAGGAGCTCGGCGTGACCGCCATTTGGGTGACGCCGGTCTACGAGAATATCGATCGAGCCGGCACCTCGGAACCCTATCACTACTACTGGCCACGCAACTTCGATCGTATGGACCGGCGCCTTCTTGACGGCACCCGTTTGCCCGACGCCGTGGCGATGGAGACATTCGGCCGGTTGGTGGATCTTTGCGAAGAACGTCGGATGAAGGTGGTGCTCGATATGGTGGTCAACCATGCGGGATATGGCGCCCGTGATCAATTCGAGCCCACCTGGTTCAACGTCGGCGGCACCGGCGACGTCAAAGGGGAGTTGGCCGGCCTGCCCGACTTCAATCATGACAATCCCCAGGTGTTCGACTATTTTCTCAACAACATCGAGGAGTGGCTGACGCGCGGTAAAGTGACCAACATCCGAATGGATACCGTCAAGCATGTGGAGCCCAAGTTCTGGCACTACTTCAAGTCCCAGATTCGAGGCGAGTATCCACATATCTGCCTGATCGGCGAGGTGCTTTTCGAAGGCAAGGAGGATATCGGCAAGCTGTTGGAATATCAGAACTATCACGATTTTGATTCGATATTTGATTTTCCGTTCTGCACGGCACTGCGATCGACGCTGATCTATGATGCAAGCATGAGCTATTGGTTGGCCCGGCCGCGGTTGAACGATGCGGAACCTCGCGGGGTGCTCGACGAAGACAATCCGGTCAAGCGGGGCTATCGGAATGCCGATCGGCTGGTTACGCTGCTCGATAATCATGATCTTGAAAAGAGGATCATGAGCCACGCCAGGACCAAGCATACCGGAGATGGCGCCGGGTTGGATTGGGCGATCCGAGTGACCAAGCTGTGTCTCGGCGCGCTTTTCACCATGCGCGGTATCCCCCAGCTTTACTATGGCACTGAGATCGGATTGGAGGGCTGGAAGTCCGGCCATGACGATAGCGACTTGCGCCGTGATTTTCCGTGGGACGTGATCGGACCGGATCAGCAACCCCGGGCGGCGTATCGAACCGCCCGTGATATGTATGCGTGGACTCGAGATCTAATCCGTTTGCGCAAGCAGACCCCAGCCCTCAGGCATGGCACTACCATCACCCTCTGGTCCGACGATCTGGTGTATGCATTTTTGCGCATTGCCACCGATGATGTCGCCTTGGTCATCCTTAACAACGGCTATACCCCGATGCCCTATCCCATTGGGTTGCCCCTGAACCGTTCGATATTGCCGCAACGGGTGATCGACATGATTGCAACGGAGCTGAAGCATTGGAAGACGGGTGACCCTTTAACGGTGAGGAACGATCACGTGTATGTGTCCGTAGGCGCCAAGACCATCGATATTTTTTGTCATCATCAGCATTGAATGCCTTTGGCTCGCATGACACAACAACAGGCTGGGTTTGGAGCCGGTCTGTGTCTTTCCCCGGATATCAGCCTGTGTGAAGAGGTGCGGCTTATCCGCAGAGGGTCGCCACCGCCCGTTCGGCGGCCCCCAGCGCTCCTTCGAGATAGCCGCCTTGCTGGTCCGCGGTTTCCGTGCCGGCAAAAAGGATGGCGCCATCCCAGATGGAAGTCTGGCCAGCGGGCGGCATGTAGATCGGATGCTCATGCATGGGCGGCTGGTCGTATTCAGTGGCCGTAAACCGTTCCCGGGCCCAATCTTTGTAAAAGTAGGTGCTCGGCCGAATGGCCGGGGTGCCGAAGATGCCGGCCAGCTGGTGGAGAATCGCCTCGGTGATGTTGGGTTGCTGGCCACGCTGCACCGCCGGAAGTCCGACAAAGCCGGTCAATGCATAGGGGCCCAGATGGTCGTTGGACGCATCGTGGATTTCGCCCAACGGCCCGCATTCGCTGAAGGCCTGACCCGACAGTCCGGCCTCGCGCCAGAAAGCGGTATCGTAAAGCACACAGAACTTGGCCTGTCCCGCCATCCAGGTGCCGATCTTCAGCATGGCCTGGGTCAGGCGGTCGGACAATTCGGGGGTGA
This Desulfatitalea tepidiphila DNA region includes the following protein-coding sequences:
- a CDS encoding C1 family peptidase, which produces MRTQKYAMGWQRDLPDIRDYTPDHEKVEKLFHKSKALKPPQAGIAGKADLSSFCSPIEDQGEIGSCTAHAGVGLIEYYEKRAHGKYLNASRLFLYKTTRNLLHWTGDTGAWLRTTMKAMALFGLPPEEFYPYDTAKFDDEPSAFCYAFGQSYQSIKYYRLDKPTSSTSQLLASVKNFLAAGYPSMFGFTVYNFGNDKGEFEFPADHDSVQGGHAVVAIGYDDNRKIGKEKGALKIRNSWGKGWGENGYGWLPYAYIEAGLAEDFWSLFKSEYLDTQQFR
- a CDS encoding alpha-amylase family glycosyl hydrolase → MDKKITQDDIIYFVVTDRFFGVHKRMAEISDSSIHGGTLDGIIEKLDYLQELGVTAIWVTPVYENIDRAGTSEPYHYYWPRNFDRMDRRLLDGTRLPDAVAMETFGRLVDLCEERRMKVVLDMVVNHAGYGARDQFEPTWFNVGGTGDVKGELAGLPDFNHDNPQVFDYFLNNIEEWLTRGKVTNIRMDTVKHVEPKFWHYFKSQIRGEYPHICLIGEVLFEGKEDIGKLLEYQNYHDFDSIFDFPFCTALRSTLIYDASMSYWLARPRLNDAEPRGVLDEDNPVKRGYRNADRLVTLLDNHDLEKRIMSHARTKHTGDGAGLDWAIRVTKLCLGALFTMRGIPQLYYGTEIGLEGWKSGHDDSDLRRDFPWDVIGPDQQPRAAYRTARDMYAWTRDLIRLRKQTPALRHGTTITLWSDDLVYAFLRIATDDVALVILNNGYTPMPYPIGLPLNRSILPQRVIDMIATELKHWKTGDPLTVRNDHVYVSVGAKTIDIFCHHQH